The genomic region AAGAGCCAGAAGTCTGGAGTCTTAACGGCGACAATCCCtagttcttggtgttgaggccGGGAGTCGTTGATCGCCAGAATTGTCCGAGCCCAAAATAGACCCAATGATGTCCAACCGGCAAAACGATGGAAACGCTCAAAGAAGTTGTGGTATTGCTTCCGGAAAGAGGGCCATGCAGTAGCCACCATGGAACATAACAGCCCGCATAGAAACCACGATACGACCTGTGTCGCCAAGGACCCAATCGCGTGACCCTCGCAGAAACCTGCATTGCAGATTGTTCCACGTACCGTCGAGATAACCAGCCATGCCGTGGCACAGACTCCCGCACTGGAGTGCACACCACCCAGGTGATATATCTTGGCACAGCGTTTTCTGATTCCGAGCGGCAAATGCTTTGGTACTGAGCAGAAGATGGTATACAGGATGTTGATCACCGTATCTTGTCGTACAAGTACTGCGATTACAAGGTTAATGGCAGTGATGATACCAAGCCATTCTGACTTGAGCTGCAGAGCGATCATGCAGATCAATGCTGCCAAGTTTAGTAATCCTATGAGACTGAACAGGGTGCGGTAGACGATGAAGATCCTATGTCTTAAACCTCTGAGGGGTCGTGCCATCGTCTTATCAGGCAGACCGCGCTCAAGATCAATCTTCTCGGTCAGAGTCGACAGAGAGGACATCGACGATTGGGACTTGAGTTCGACGTGGCTGTCCTGGACCCCTTCTTTCTCGTATGGTTGCGTTGCAACACTCTGCTTCGCCAAGGCCAGTGCCTTGAGCTTTCCCTTGTCGACTTTTCcatttggtgttgagggtaACTCATCGAGGAGGTGGAGGCGTGTAGGAATGGCATAGTAGGGCTGGTGTTGCTGTACATGCTTAATGGTGGTGGTTGCATCGCATCGGCGTGGGGTAGTAAATCCATGTATCTCTCCGTCGATCAGCAGCGCTGCCGCCCGAGACACGCCTGGGGCCGAAGCTAGGGATGCTGAGATGCCGTCTAGCTCCACGCGGAAACCCTGAATTGAGGTCAGATCATGGCGAATGCATGAAGGGACTTTTGATGTACCTTTACTTTGACTTGATCGTCAACTCGGCCGAGAATATCGACTGAACCATCAGGTCTCCAGCGGCAAAGGTCGCCAGTGTTGTATATCGTTGATCTGGACTGTCAGCTCTGGCACAGTCTAACCAAGCGAGATATCTTACCCGTCATTGGCAAATGGATCTGGCTTGTATCTCTCCGCCGTCTTTTCATCAAGGCCGATATAGCCTCTAGAAACTCCACGGCCGCCTGCCCACATCACTCCCGTGGCACCCATAGGTACGGGTTCACCTAGGCCGTTGAGGATATATACTCTGTTATTAGGAGTCGGTCGACCGATTGATAATTCTTGTCCAACGACATGTTGATGCATAGTATTCACGATCGTTGTTTCGGTAGGGCCGCAGCAGTTCCAATATGTGCCGTGATTTGCCCACAAATCGGCAAGACTACGCCAGTCAGTAACTGTTGGAAGCTATGCTCAGCTGAGTACTCACCCTCTTGTAGTTGGTTCGCCGGCTGTGGCCACTGTTTTGATCCTGGGATATTGTGTAGGATGGTATTTGGAGAGGATTGTTGGTGTGCAGATGAGAACATCAATCTATTTCCGTGTAAGTTGGAGCCTAGGAATAGAGTGATAAAGTCGTCGCAAACCTGTTGGAGAGTTGGCTCCCAATTGGAACCGCGGAGAACGAGTGTTCCTCCATTGCATAGACAAACAAAGACTTCCCATGCCGCTGAGTTGGGTCAGAATTGGAAACATCTTGGATACGAGAAACTCACCCATGTCGAAACTTATGTTGAGGACTGAGCCAACGCAAGTGCCAGCTGCTACCCCCAGATTCCCCGGGGCCAGGCACACAAGATTGGCGACATTTCTGTGAGTGATGTCGACGCCCTTGGGCTCTCCCGTTGTTCCTATCTCCTTGTGAGAAGGGCACTCCGAGACATTGAGCTCTGTGTTGACTTACCTGATGTATATATCACGTAACAGCCAGACTCTGGAGTTGCAAGGTCGATATGGACGTCTTTCTCGACAGGGCTCGTTTTTATTTCGTCAATAACAACCACAGTCTGGTTGGGATGTTGGGAGATGATACGGTGCTTTGTTGAAGACAGACAAAGGACGACGCCACCGCCAGCCTGCTCAAGGACTCGACGAATGGTTTCATCGGGAACGACACCTCCATCGAGAGGAACATATTGAGCTCCGCATGAAAGGATTGCCCAGATACCAATGATCATGTCCAGTCCCCTTTTAGCAACAAGGGGGACTCGCGAGTCAGGACAGACACCTTGAGCAATGAGATGTGCAGCCAACTCTTGAGCTCGTCTTGAAAGCTGTCCATACGTCAGCTCCTTTGGTGATCCTGGGAGATCACGAAGAGCTATGGTGTCTGGGGAAGTTCTTGCATGGTGGTAGAATGCTGAAGTGACTGTTGGGAATGGAGGCTCGACACAGTCCCCTTGGCCAAGTTGAAGAGCAGACTCGTGCAGGGAATGTCCCTGCAGCGGGCTGACGACGACCATTGTGAAGAGGGCTCCTTAAAGAGAGAATTAAGGTGAGGAAGAGACAATGGGGATTGTTGATGTCTGTTGTTGACCGTTGAGTTGACCCTGAGATAACAACGGACGGGCTTATATATTTTCAACGGCGTGGCAAAGGTGGCACCCGCCCTGGAAAGAATGTTTCATCTTTGTCTTCTGAGATGTCCATACTCATCATTATCGGTCTTTGATCAATCAATCGTCCCTTGACATGTCCCCATTGGGGGTTGACGTCGTCGCGAGATATGGAGGTTTCCCTGATTTCCACAGCAACTTGGGTTCGAACTCACGCCCCGGAGGGGACGGCGGACCCAGATTGTCATAATTGCTTCTGCATTCCTCTCACACCCGCCCGCGGGTCTTAGTTATACGGAGCCGGCCCCGGGGTACGGAAGAATGTGGGACGGGGCAGCCCGGTCAAGAGAGGAATGTGACGGGCGATGAGACATGTGCACGCCAAGGGGGATCCGGACAAGGGTCCGCAATTCAGGTACCGATAAATCGCTTTTCACATTGAGGAACCGGCTTCTGGGGTATTCCTTCAATACTACCTTGCCTGAATCCGATGGGCTGGATCTTAGTCGTGGTACTCGACCACACCCTGGAAACCGGAACCTGTCAGTCAATCTTAAGTGGCAGTGGACCCTTGTCCAGGGCTATCGATTATGACGGACATGTCTTGGAGATCCATTCCCGCCCTGCAATTCGGGGTGTGTGAAGATGCCGTGAAGATGTACATAGCCTGTGGCTTTTTGGTGGTGCCAAGAGTGTCTCTGATGATTGTGCTGTCAACTCGACTCAACTTGGTGAGTTGATGGCGCGTCCTTTTGGCATAAAAGATAGTCAACTAATCAGGGTTGAAGACCTGTCTGTCACTTCCTGACACTATCAACCAGTTCACAGCTCTACTCTTCGTTTaatcatctcttcttccaacGTCATTATTCATCATGTCAGATGCCAGTCTCATCATTGTTGACTCTCCCGCGCACGCACCAGGGGTGTCAGTGATCACACTCAATCGCTCAGAGAAGCGCAATGCACTCTCAAAAGCCATGATCACCGAGTTACTTGGAGCTCTATCTCGAGTCTCGGCTGACTCAAACACCAAAGTCATTGTCGTAACTGGACGCGGTTCTTGCTTCTCGGGTGAGTTAAGTTCCGAACCACGTTTTCTTGGCAGTTTGTTGATCTGCTTGACAGCTGGTGCCGATATCAAGGAGATATCAACGATGGATGCAGAAGCAGCAAGATCTTGTCGTTACCTGGAAGATCTGTGCCATGGCATGGCTGCTGTGAGAAAGCCTATTCTAGCAGCAGTAGATGGGCCCGCAGTATGATCTCTTCCAGACTTGCAGTAAAGCTGGTAACTAACAACTCGTGATAGCTTGGAGGTGGTTTTGAGCTTGCCATGATGGTGAGACTACCACACAACGGCCAATAGCCAGTAACTAACATGCACCAGTGTGACTTGATCTATGCATCGCCACGTGCAAAGTTTGTGCTCCCCGAGGTGAATCTCGGTCTCATCCCCGGAGCGGGAGGCACTCAACGGCTCACGTCTGCCTTGGGCAAGTTCAGAGTAAGCTTCATGATACACGTGCTCGAGATGAGGCGCCGAGACTGACTTTGTTCACTAACTTAAACCAGGCCATGAAAGCCATCTTGCTTGGAACGCCGGTCTCGAGTGAAGAAGCTTTGTCTTGTGGGCTGGTCTGCGACATGTTTAAGGATGGGCAAGTATTGGACAAGACTATCGATGCTGCTGCGCAGGTTGCAGCTCGTGGTGGTGTTGCCGTTCAATTGGCTAAGGAAGCTATATGCCGAGGTTTGTTGACATCCTTTGTCTCATATTGTGGACTGAAGCTAATGGTCTGCAGCTGATGATTCATGTCGCGATGACGCATTTGAGAGGAGCTTGTATTACTTTGCTTTTGGGACGGA from Fusarium oxysporum Fo47 chromosome III, complete sequence harbors:
- a CDS encoding ClpP/crotonase-like domain-containing protein, which translates into the protein MSDASLIIVDSPAHAPGVSVITLNRSEKRNALSKAMITELLGALSRVSADSNTKVIVVTGRGSCFSAGADIKEISTMDAEAARSCRYLEDLCHGMAAVRKPILAAVDGPALGGGFELAMMCDLIYASPRAKFVLPEVNLGLIPGAGGTQRLTSALGKFRAMKAILLGTPVSSEEALSCGLVCDMFKDGQVLDKTIDAAAQVAARGGVAVQLAKEAICRADDSCRDDAFERSLYYFAFGTEEKATRVEAFLRR